ATGTCCTCTACCAGACGACGAATAACATCACAAGAGGCATCATCTTTCCTGAATTCCATTTGAAGACTCGGCAACGTACCTAGCCTTCCCTTCAACGCGGGGGGCATGTTGCGGCCGCAACGGCCGCCTCCTTGGCTGCGCGCACTGGCCAGCAagaatatttctttttcttcgTTTTTCTTATGTCAATGTTTTTCATCTCAAATGTCACTCGATTCTCTCGAATTTCTCGTATTACATCAACGAGCCAatacaaattttattgttttaatatgtAGAATAAtaacctacataatatttttacaaaaacaaaaatcttttgGATTTATGACATGACGCGTATTGTGTATCATTAAACGACCTGTAATCCACACTGCTAAATTTTCTTATGCCcttcttcaccatcaatccctaaattttaaatgacccctttaacacataacaggaattttgttttcataggggtcacataaaaactagggattgatggtgaaaacggtcatTGGTCATGGCCTGCTTGTCAACacttaaaaaaaagaagaaattaaaataaataaacataattaaatcaaacaTTTACCGTAACCGCCTCAACGGGATCCTCGTACTCGGGACACTGCGTGATATCCTCCGCGCTATCCACCAATCCCCCGACCGCTTCATCCAATCGATCCTCCTCAGTCCTTGGGGCATCTGCTAAACAGAATAACAATGCATTTGTTTAGAAAACCAATTATCACTTTAAGGCTAAGAACCCACGGCGCGGGTAAAAATCACGCCAAtcaagtcactggtacaaaatggtcgcctGCCGATCGATCGCAGAGcgcgcgggcgaaaaccgccgaggctgcggttaccgcggcccgcgcgattctactaaagcccggtctctgagcacgtagaattttgtccaatgaccccatgcgagcgataaggatgggccttatcgctcgcgcgtaattatgttgctgttgcgctcgcacactcactgcgggtgcccgtcgcacagtcgcgacaacaatacagggtggaaacgataagtgatctcactcgataaaTTCTAAACTaaacaagatatcaaaaaactagttactgatcctgaaagtgcttcatgagctctatcaaatagtattaataataggtttcagaataaactggatctatccgaaaattcaatgtttccagtttccatacatttggtaaagtcacattattttaaaaactacacatgatatcgtaaaactaaTTACTGATTGTAAAAGTgtttcacaagctctatccaatggtatcaatattaggttacagaataaacgggatctatctaaaaattcaatgtttccgtcttccatacatttagtactaccacagtcatgacactcatctcttgacaatattatagcaagtaaagcctaaaactaatgttttccatgaataattttaaaggagaatacaatttacgagtttattttaagagtttattatttaataaaaaaaacacatttctaatattgtgtgtctggcatacatttagtatggaagctggaaacattgaattttcagaaaGATCCAGTTttttctgtaacctattattggtaccgtttgaaagagctcatgaagcactttcaggatcagtatccagtatttcaatatcttgtatagtttagaaataatcgagtgagatcacttaacgtttccaccctgtataattacgtgcgagcgataaggatgggtagcctggggtcaatggacaaaattctacgtgctcagttAACGTTCAACGCTATGTGAAGTcggacgcacagcgttgaaaagagctctgtgattagttcgtgtgtgtCAGTTTGCCGTTCAAGTATTgcctatgaataggtttttgggaccctgtgcgaccacgcgcaatgtgagacctcatagtaatgtttaatATGACCTGTTTAACTTTTGACATTGTAAATTTATTAACTGACattatttaatacattaatttaatttatgacaCTGTATGTATCATAACCTGACTGATAATATTTGCACGTCTGCTTGCAGGCTGAATAGAATACatggtaataatttcatagctTTATGATCTGCTTTGTAAAACGAGCATGGTATgtattctagcaaataaattattgaatttgaataatgtttgtgaatacagatgttatcgaaataaaaatattttattctattttcatcactggtggcacttatgatATGACTACTTTACTGTTGGTAATTGtcattaatattacaaagttaTGCCTTCATGGTAAAAGCCTCAAAAACCGTTTCTTATATTCAAATTAATGCTGgttaatcaaaattaaaaacgtgcttttaggcccagaacagacggtgaaacgcaactgcaactgctagttacttttgagttgcatctaagtttctgccatagcgtccgttgagagaccacacatgacgcgaccagttgaTGACCAGTTGATGACCAGTTgatttgtgatgattctgatgaatgaaactttcagtttcattcatcagaatcatcacaaagttgcagtttcgttgcagttgcgtttcaccgtctgttctgggccataCAGTAACATAATACATACTTGAGCGAGCGAATCCCTCTTGAACAAGAAGGTCGTTTAATTTATCACCCGAGGGGAGTACCACGTACACTCCCAACGATTCTGAAGTgctgaaaaaaatatagaaaaatatcaaaatttacTAATGAAAACCTACATGCGTTGATTATACACTTTCCATGCAAACCgataaaagtaatttttatGGTAAATGATATAAATGTATAAGGAGATAAAGCTaagttttttctatattttaggTATGCGTATACGTTAAATGAGGATTTttgcgtatgaaaaatccgccagatggcaatacgtagacgcgaggtccaaatgctgcatgattggttatttttgacatgacattgacagatatgtcaaaatccaccaatcacgcagcagtcagaccccacatccacgtcccgccatctagcggatctttcattcgcgaaaaccctcattgttttGGATTTGGTGAGGAGTGCGACCGTAGTATGCTTTTTTTTCTATGAAATTGAACAAAGAACAGTTGGGTAAAATATCGGAGAtcaaacacactgtataaatcaggagtggccaacttgattagacatgagatctactgtttactaacgaaaccctgggtaatctaccacttacatacttcttgaaatcttaaatgaaacagcttagtttagtacacaatcatgtagtattttttgccttgccacgatcgactggactaatagtcgcgatcgaccggttggccacccctggtataaataaatggTGCTTACTTGTCATCAACTTCGACGCGGCACTGGTTGGCGCGGTACTTCTTTATGAACTCTTCTTGTTTCTTCGTCATTTCCTCGTTGTCATAAGTGACGAACTCAATCTGAAACAAATGGTAACTTTGGAAAGAGCTTTGTGTATTGTATTGTACTGTCTGGGCCTCTGGGGAAGTAGTAATCAAACTTTACGGGCGTGATCTATGGACAATATTGCTGATAAGAATACCTCAAATCAAGGAACTAGTCTGATTTATTTCTTTATGATTCATATAGCCTGTGTGCAAACCTCAGGGAGccaaaatttatataaaaaactttcaaaaacaGGCTTTTGTCTGGCTTCTTCATCAGAttgatcagaggtggaattgtgtaaagcaatcgttatcatttgacagttcataacgtacgattattgtgtcaaacgctttgtttaacggattttatcgtacgttatgaactgtcaaatgattacgattgctttacacaattccacctcaggatGTATATAATCTAAGTTCATACTTGTACTTACAAATAAAACCGATCGGTATCGGCCGATTCGGTGGTCTGctgtctagtggtaagaccacctgcttcagacgcagaggtcccgggttcaatttccagtgggggcagatttttctgttcggtttggttggtggtagggcttgttctaaatccgcctggctagctaccaccgtcttacctaagtctgtcgccataacaacaatgttaacagcattgttgtgttccggcagtttagaggtaagatagccagttcctccgtggttgaggattccgggtgaagctcgcttccactttcggcctgatcatgacttaccatcaggtgagatacaggccaagagcttcctcgttgtggataaaaaaaagtaagataaaaataaaataggtgGACTATTTACCCCCGCCAGATGGCAGCAGCGCGCGTACGGTGGCTTAGTACAGAAGCGGCCCATGAGCGGTTGCACGTCGGTTATCAGCCCCGAGCGAACCTCGCCCGTGTCAACCATGAACACTTCCACTCCTAGGTAGTTCTCCTCCTGTGTTGAGTTGTTATAGaataagagctagtgaacgccagacctacgtcattttataaagctgaaagtttgtcagcgtatgctcccaatataggatataatgttggtgagcTACCtttaaaaaactgtctggcaaggagttggaactgtcaaaactgtctggctgttggggaaaatacttctaatgtTATTATCTAATATTGTTGTGATCAGCcagacagttccaactccttgccagacagtttttttagggtagcttccaaagccacgatgacacaaacttcataattcaccaacactatatcctatattgggagcatacgctgacaaactttcagcttttataaaatgacgtaggtctggcgttcactagctcttactctATTAGGCACACTTGTAGCTTATTTTGAGGAATAAAGCGGCTAAATTTTGAAACCTCATGATATTGTTATggttaagcctaggcgcagaccaccgatttttagttggccgatagttgggcccgattcctatttgtatgaagaatcggccgatgtcaaatcagtgtaatgtgcgcactttcatacatgtccatactgattaacagcccgaccaaactatctaccaactaaaagtcggtggtctgcgtctaggaTAAAACcatataaataactagcggccgcccgcgacttcgtacgcgtggatcccgttttacccccttaggggtggagtttcgtaaaattctttcttagcggatgcctacgtcataacatctacctgcatgccaaatttcagctcgatccgtccagtggtttgggctgtgcgttgatagattactatgtcagtcagtcacctttgagttccATATATTTAGATACCAGCTGATTGATGATTATTTACTATATTCGATTTTAAATTGATGAAATCACTTTGAAAAACAGAACCTACAAGTTGCGTCAAACTTTATGCAGACACATAATTTCATACTTCAATGACTGTTATCCCTATTATGTATTTATGATATCTGTGCTAATACATATTCTACAGAAATCAGATCTCCAATTTACACTGAAAACAATCATggatcttcttctaattttggATAAACAAACATGCCAAAATTAGTGGAAATAGTAAGTAGTACTGCTATTTTATTACCTGTATAATTTTGATGACCAGAGCTCTATAGAAGCAATCGCTGTCATCGTCGTAGAACGCGCAGTATGTGAGCTCGGCCACCTTTTCTAGGGTGAGGTTTACGCGGTTATTCTTATAGAACTCCGTCATTTCCACCATCatcctaaaaataataaaacacatggtattttaaactacaaatctaaagtaattatattgctgtcgcgactgtgcgacgcccgcccgcagtgagtgtgcgagcgcgacatcaacataattacgcgcgagcgataaggatgggtagcttggggtcattggacaaaattctacgtgctcacggaccaggctttagcagcgatacaaaaggtcgatacgatgacaatatattctgtatcttcccatcttgtgtatttgtcgtaatgtctcgttctcccgccaaaatatgtcaaagtcagacgggttcacccatgacattaggtttgtttacatttggtatcgcttctcgttggccgtactttagcaGTTAATTGAGTCAGTGTTTGAGGGAGAAGCCACAcggtgcggtgcggcgccgcaccgaAAACATTTTGCCGCATCACTGTATACATATATGGTGGTATGCGGCGCCGCAATACGGCACCGTCTCGCTCAATCGAAGTGCGGTGTGCCTGCGGTGCGGCGCCAAAACGCACCGTCTGGcatatcattgatttttatatgCAGGACGCCGCAGCGGCACCGCTCCGACGCCGCGTCGCAACCGCACCGCACCGTATGGCTTTTCCCTGAGGTATGGAAGTGACTCCAGATGTGCTTCAGACTTGTACCATTTATTCTAATGTGTTAATGATTCTGAATTATTAGATTACTTGATTGCATCAATCTCAATTGCAATGAAATTAGTatgatattataataatgcaaCAAGTGAGTTATGAACAATAAGTTTTGAATTACATAGTAGATCTTATATCTTTGTCGGCCAGATCACATTTCTTCTGACGTCACGTTACCCGATTTAATGCTGATTACAAAGCAAATACCTTCGAAATGTTAACTGACCCGCATTGTTGATCAGCACATTTTTGAAGTGTATATTAACTTACTAGGACATTTAGAAAAcatattgaaatcaaatcatttaatatttattattactcaataataaatttatccATTTGTGTTTCAACTAAGAGACTTATTACTGGATAcaggctaaaaataaaattatattgataACAGTACAACACTTAACACTTATTCTAATAACAGTGTACTTACGAGCAAACTTCATCAATGTCATCAGTGATTATCCAGAAGGAAGGTCCATCAATGCTCATGATCGTCGCGCTGTACACCTGTTCTATCTGGAGAATTGACTGAGCAGGGAGATTGATAGTTACTGGAGGGCTTGCCTGATCTGGGAATAGAAGATGTTATTATTAGACGATTAAGGTTCagattaacttttaaaatattttttttattggcaaAAATGTGAGGAACGGAAACTATTAAAAAGATcttgaattattgaaaattattctTGCACTGCATTTTCTAAGCACTGGCCAACATTACTGTGATGGTTTAATATTGCAAGTTATATTGAGGCATGTAAATGTTTTCTCAATATCCTAAATTTTCTCTGGCATATTGGAAAGGATCATACTCCTGCAAAGGGCTCAAAACAAATGACCTGCTGACGaagtaaaagtttttattaaaagccTAACTACAGAAAAGATCAATTTATGATTATAATTTCCAACATACCTTCAGCTTCAATAGTCATTGCATTGACATCTTCAGCTTCAATAGTCATTGCATTGACACCTTCAGCTTCAATAGTCATTGCATTGACACCTTCAGCGAGTTCACACTGTACTTCCTTCGTTAGCATCACCGATTTCACCTGAGGCATGCTCTCCGAGGAAGACGAAGAGCTAGAGAACGCTATTAGTAGCTGATCTCTCTTTGGTATTTTGTTCCGTTTTGGTATCTTAGACGGGCAAAGATTGGGGCAAGCGGTGGAGGTAGACGGTGTCGGCTCGCTGAGCACATCAATGAGGTTCGTTGGGTTCATTGGCATTATCAGAGGTTGAAGAGGTGTTGTATGCGCCATGTCATGCACCGGGGTGGATTCTGGTGTTCCATGTTGTTCTTCTGaaagatttttatttcattcaactATAGTAACTAAAATAACAAAAGCAACCAAAAAGATATCTTAATCAAAACCTGTTTCTTATGTTAGAGCTTGTGATATACAAATGTTTTGTAAGCTGTATTTTTTCCTATTGTGAGAGAATTTAGCAAATAGCACTAAAAACAGTGTAATAAACCAACACAAAGTCAAGCTGTGTTTATGATAATGCCtatcaaaatgttattttaacagAAAAGTTATGCATAAAGTAGTTAAGCATAGTCtataaattttcttattttaggaTAAACATTAACATTAATCTCTGTTGCTACTCACCCAATTGTCCAAGAGCAAGATTGAAGTCAGTGAGAAGGTATGTGAATTCGTCAAGCTGCTTCATGCAGTTCAGAAACTTTTCTTTTAGCTCTGACGGCTCACAATTTAGATCATGTACAAAGCTTTGAGCCTGGAAGAAACagaaagaattttaaaaagaggttttacataataatatactgaatatacatatactggtcatcacaaaaatcggcccacctacgttttacaggaaaactcgtttctactgacacaatcatggtgccccaacaatactggtgttatttgaaagcccaataaatatccttaaagaaaaacacattcaatttcttaatctatataaataaaaatgaattgatgttcgttagtctgattaaaactcgagaacggctgggctgattgagctgattttggttttaaaatgtttgtcgtagtccagggtaggtctaaacggtgagcaaatattgtttttctgtgacagacaaaattccacgcgggcgaagccgcgggcggaaagctagtaaacaataaaattaacataaacgcgatatagtacaataaatgtgacttgaaaaaagacctcactttgggctcagcTCTGGCATCAATtataccaatttttatggttataaaaccaaataatgatatcacgtgtcctctttaacagatggatagcgattaatcccatcttaacagttttatagccataaaagttggctcaagcgtaactacctattttttgaagaagtgactctggattcttctacagacacattggggtaaaaacctttcctttaatgaaatgaagtttagaactaggcttttaaatggtgccaatattggtgggaagtggggatg
This window of the Ostrinia nubilalis chromosome 9, ilOstNubi1.1, whole genome shotgun sequence genome carries:
- the LOC135074812 gene encoding uncharacterized protein LOC135074812: MSFVDLATLTFHRRNELEARVNVFLNKCDHAVNDIQKLKVQAQSFVHDLNCEPSELKEKFLNCMKQLDEFTYLLTDFNLALGQLEEQHGTPESTPVHDMAHTTPLQPLIMPMNPTNLIDVLSEPTPSTSTACPNLCPSKIPKRNKIPKRDQLLIAFSSSSSSSESMPQVKSVMLTKEVQCELAEGVNAMTIEAEGVNAMTIEAEDVNAMTIEAEDQASPPVTINLPAQSILQIEQVYSATIMSIDGPSFWIITDDIDEVCSMMVEMTEFYKNNRVNLTLEKVAELTYCAFYDDDSDCFYRALVIKIIQEENYLGVEVFMVDTGEVRSGLITDVQPLMGRFCTKPPYARCCHLAGIEFVTYDNEEMTKKQEEFIKKYRANQCRVEVDDNTSESLGVYVVLPSGDKLNDLLVQEGFARSTDAPRTEEDRLDEAVGGLVDSAEDITQCPEYEDPVEAVTGYSNRDEADICKHYKGVGKTCFKGARCTKKHIVKHPDGWTLDKVEVVAKLKTMPLPQPDTWHKVVVTYVCHYDRLYVQFVRDKRREDDEVPNFGVVLPPKSLTRLVRDMNSPAARMSYKPLVLTPAPGELVAALYPLDNQWYRARVLSVTRADQNVEVVYVDYGNVVWVKEDDIRALEPRYLLLPEQAVRCVLAGVSARSHRSQQWAEAKRALASMVQDRTLDARIM